CTCACGGAGTTTCTCCGGCAGCAGCACCCCATCGACGAGGCGCTGGCGGCTAAGGGCGATCGCCTGCTCAAGGCGCTCCAGCCCCTCGCGGGCCAGCCGGGCTACGGAGCCGGCAACGTGATCCATCTCTGCCAGCACCTGGGCCTGGGCATCAGCGGCGTCGATTTTTCCCATCTGGCGATCTGGCAGGGCGATCTGCGCCGGGTGAGCGTGCAGGGAGCCAGCTTTAGCCAGGCCCAGTTTAGCGACACCACCTTTGCCACCGCCCTGGGGCGCGACCCGGTTGCGGCCTTCAGTCCGATGGGCGGAGCGTCGCCCGCAGACAACGCCCGCCACCTGGCCACGGGCGACCACGAGGGCCGCCTGCTGCTGTGGGATCTCAAGCGGGGCAAGCTGGTGTGGATGTTCGATGAGGGCCAGAGCATTCGATCGCTGGCCTTTAGCCCCCAGGGCGACCTGCTGGCAGTAGGTACCGAAACCGGACAGATCTGGCTGTGGCCGGTAGGGGCCACCTACCAGACCGACATTTTGGAAGATCACCGGGCCCCGGTGCGGGCCCTGGCCTTCAGCCCCGACGGCAGCCAGCTGGCCTCGGGCGACGACAGCGGGCGGCTGTGCCTGTGGGAAGTGGCCTCGGGCTTTGGGCAGGGCTGTCTGGCGGGCCACGCTGGAGCCATTCACAGCCTGGCCTACAGCGCCTCGGGCGAGCATCTGGTGAGCGGCGGCGACGACCAGCGAGCCTGTCTCTGGAACGTGGGCGATCGCACCCTGCTGAAAGATCTCCAGGCGCGATCGACCGCCGCAATTCGCACCGTCGGTTTTTTGCCCGACCCCGCCGACCCCAGCTGTCAACCCATCCCCTTCGCAGCGGGCTACGACGACCACTGCCTGACAATTTGGAATTTAGCCACCGGTCTGCCCTGCTGGATTTTGCCCGCCGATGTCCAGGCTCTGCCCGCCCTGGCCCTCAGCCCCAACGGTCGCTACCTGGTATGCAGCGGCCAAGACTTTACCGTCACCGTGTGGGATATTCCCCATCGCCGCCTCTGCTACGCCCTGCCGTCCCTGGGAGCCCCGGTGTGGACCCTGGCCTTTAGCGCCGACAGCCGCTACTTTGTCACCGGCAGCAACTACACCATCAAGCTCTGGAGCGCCAAACGCGGCCAGTGCTGGCGCAGCTTTCTCAGCCAGGCCCACCCGGTGCGGGCCCTGGCCTTTAGCGCCGACCCCGACAGCGGCACCATTCTCACCGGCCACGACGACACTCACCTGCGGCTGTGGCAGCTCACTAGCCAGAGCCCCTACGCCACAGGCCCCCGTGCCCTGGCAGGCCACAGCGGCTCGGTGCGCACCGTAGCCCTCAGTGCCGATGGCCAGTGGGTAGCCAGCAGCGCCGACGACCAGACCCTCAGGCTGTGGTCTACCGCCACCGGGCAGAGCCAGTGGGTGGGGGCAACCCCGACCCCGGCCACCCTGCTGCGCTTTAGTCCCGATGGCCGCTGGCTGGCCAGTGCCACCCCCGGCGGCATCGCCCTGTGGGATGTCGCCACCGGCAGCGTCGCGGCAGACTTAGACAACGCCCCCGACAGCCCCTCAGCGCTGCTGTTTGCCCCCAACGGCGAGTGGATTGTGGTGGGAGCCAGGGATGGCACCATCGGCCTCTGGCCCTGGCAGCAGCGGCTCCCGAGCGCTGAGCACCGCGTGCTGAGAGGTCATCAGGGTCAGGTGCACAGCCTGGCGATCGAGGGCGGCCTGCTGGCCAGTGCCAGCCACGATGGCACCGTGCGCTGGTGGCCTCTGAATGCGGCCAGTGCCAAAACGGCCCCTCGTGCCAAGCCAATTTCCATGGCTGAATCGACCGGCCAGCCCTCCCTAGGTCAGTGGCGGCACCCGGCTGAGCACTGGCTGCAAGGGGTTGCCCTAGGCCCCGGCGAGGAAATTCTCGCGTTCACCAGCCAGGGCGCTCAGGTGGAGGTGTGGGATGTGGGCGCTAACCACTGTCGCTATACCCTCAAAGGCCACAGTCAGGATATTTGGCAGGTGGCAATCAGCCCCAGCCGCACCCACCTGATTACCGCTAGCCAGGACGACGAAATCCGCGTGTGGGATCTGGCCTCTGGTCTGTGTCAGCAGACTTTGCGCCCCGATCGCCCCTACGAAGGCGTCAACATTCGGGGGGCCACGGGGCTGTCTGACACCGAGGAGCGCATGCTGAAGTCCCTGGGGGCGATCGTCAGCTATTGACCAATTTTTTCTGTTGGGCGGGGAATGCTTTTTGAAGTAAGCACTGTCGCTGCCTCTGGCTGCTTTTAACAGGTCAGGCAGCAGAGCCTATCGGATAGAATGGAACCGATCAAACGTCAAGT
The nucleotide sequence above comes from Nodosilinea sp. PGN35. Encoded proteins:
- a CDS encoding WD40 repeat domain-containing protein, yielding MDFEEIAVHINQVAVERKGRPLKDVERLVLKGSWENKTYSAMATPAAGYTEDYLKKDVGPKLWQMLTELVDADLQGVRVTKRNIQNVLQTWMVQGLAAAEPAMAGAIAAAPPPPPVAPALVVRESPRLDLADCAGRQAELATLSQWILEERCRTVVLWGLPGVGKTTVAAAIAAAVAPQVEQCGYLALTAEATERDILGAIARWLDPQAAIAAPLALVNWIFDQLEQRRVLLIVDGLEQCFAPQQLAGSYRASTSALQHFFHRGAEHHHQSCLIWVSRERPADFSQVQGPRVRDCALGDLTVAAARALLQAPTPPDPTDDWAALLDRYGSHPLVLRGVGATLREVYQGQPRGLLLSAKGAVPVVVHRTFTQALERLTPEEWALLYRLALAQEPVALDDLSGAMQPPSTDAGVQSVLGRGWVQTQATEGRALVLSLSPVVETLVLERLLGALTAELEAEAFDWLQRLPLVTMTAREVVQERQREAMLLPLTEFLRQQHPIDEALAAKGDRLLKALQPLAGQPGYGAGNVIHLCQHLGLGISGVDFSHLAIWQGDLRRVSVQGASFSQAQFSDTTFATALGRDPVAAFSPMGGASPADNARHLATGDHEGRLLLWDLKRGKLVWMFDEGQSIRSLAFSPQGDLLAVGTETGQIWLWPVGATYQTDILEDHRAPVRALAFSPDGSQLASGDDSGRLCLWEVASGFGQGCLAGHAGAIHSLAYSASGEHLVSGGDDQRACLWNVGDRTLLKDLQARSTAAIRTVGFLPDPADPSCQPIPFAAGYDDHCLTIWNLATGLPCWILPADVQALPALALSPNGRYLVCSGQDFTVTVWDIPHRRLCYALPSLGAPVWTLAFSADSRYFVTGSNYTIKLWSAKRGQCWRSFLSQAHPVRALAFSADPDSGTILTGHDDTHLRLWQLTSQSPYATGPRALAGHSGSVRTVALSADGQWVASSADDQTLRLWSTATGQSQWVGATPTPATLLRFSPDGRWLASATPGGIALWDVATGSVAADLDNAPDSPSALLFAPNGEWIVVGARDGTIGLWPWQQRLPSAEHRVLRGHQGQVHSLAIEGGLLASASHDGTVRWWPLNAASAKTAPRAKPISMAESTGQPSLGQWRHPAEHWLQGVALGPGEEILAFTSQGAQVEVWDVGANHCRYTLKGHSQDIWQVAISPSRTHLITASQDDEIRVWDLASGLCQQTLRPDRPYEGVNIRGATGLSDTEERMLKSLGAIVSY